The Myxococcus guangdongensis genome has a window encoding:
- a CDS encoding RCC1 domain-containing protein, which yields MREQPRRTRDRFGWWALLLLGVSLCIGCEPAPLSTAPEQTSTAQPLRGRLAPARLALGQYHSVGVHSDGSVWAWGFNRLGQLGDGTVLDKPTPVQVSGLTNISAVAAGDQYSLGLGSDGLVWAWGDNSSGQLGDGTFTANPRPQQVRGMSQVVSLASGFSHVLALRSDGTVWAWGDNRYNQLGTSAVTRSASAIRVVGLDDVVAVVAGGYSSLALRADGSVWSWGDNRYGQLGDGTTTRRITPVRVAQLNQVVGLSFGAYHGLALLSDGTLKAWGYNAYGQLGDGTTTQRATPVTLALSEVSTVVAGNYHSLAVRADGAVWAWGDNRYRQLGTGNLVPSLTPLHAGMMGGVTLVAGYKHSVVLCADGTVWSWGDNLFGQLGDTTFEARMAPVQVRGLSLGNSDLTTGQLHSLFLGPSGQLWAWGDNENGQLGNGSQQPSGTPLPVSLSGVRAVSSGARHVVALKSDGTVWAWGTNFDGQLGDGTTTDRSTPVQVSGLSSIVAIAAGNAYSFALRSDGTVWGWGFNRYGQLGDGTTTDQPLPVQVSGLSQVVAIAAGGGHTLALRSDGTVWSWGYNFDGQIGNGTRAWTLLPVQVSGLDNVVSVSAGMFFSLALRADGTVWAWGYNASGQLGNGTTGLSAVPVRVVGLNGVSRIATGSYHTLALRSDGTVWSWGFNYDGRLGNGTQDNRLLPGLVIGLTGATDIVAGDYHSFATRSDGSLWAWGYNGLGQLGDGSTDNALVPVRVQGL from the coding sequence ATGCGCGAACAACCTCGACGCACACGTGACAGGTTCGGGTGGTGGGCCCTGTTGTTGTTGGGCGTGAGCCTCTGCATCGGCTGTGAGCCGGCTCCCCTCTCGACAGCCCCGGAACAGACCTCGACGGCGCAGCCCCTGCGCGGACGGCTCGCGCCAGCCCGACTCGCGCTCGGGCAATACCACTCCGTGGGCGTGCACTCGGACGGCTCGGTCTGGGCGTGGGGGTTCAACCGGCTGGGGCAGCTGGGCGACGGCACCGTCCTCGACAAGCCCACCCCGGTGCAGGTGAGCGGGCTGACGAACATCAGCGCCGTGGCGGCCGGAGACCAGTACTCGCTCGGCCTGGGCTCGGATGGCCTCGTCTGGGCGTGGGGCGACAACAGCAGCGGGCAGCTCGGCGATGGGACGTTCACCGCGAACCCCAGGCCCCAGCAGGTCCGGGGCATGAGCCAGGTCGTCTCGCTCGCCTCGGGCTTCTCCCATGTGCTCGCGCTGCGCTCGGACGGCACCGTGTGGGCCTGGGGCGACAATCGCTACAACCAGCTCGGCACGAGCGCGGTGACCCGCAGCGCCTCGGCGATTCGCGTCGTGGGGCTCGACGACGTGGTGGCGGTGGTCGCGGGCGGTTACTCCTCGCTGGCGTTGCGCGCGGACGGCTCGGTGTGGTCCTGGGGCGACAACCGCTATGGACAACTTGGGGATGGGACGACCACCCGCCGCATCACCCCGGTGCGTGTCGCCCAGCTGAACCAGGTCGTCGGTCTGTCCTTCGGCGCCTACCACGGCCTGGCGCTGCTCTCGGACGGGACGCTCAAGGCGTGGGGTTACAACGCCTACGGTCAGCTCGGGGATGGGACGACGACGCAGCGGGCGACCCCCGTCACGCTCGCGCTGAGCGAGGTCAGCACCGTCGTCGCCGGCAACTACCACTCGCTCGCGGTGCGCGCGGACGGCGCGGTGTGGGCCTGGGGTGACAATCGCTATCGGCAGCTCGGGACAGGGAACCTGGTCCCCAGCCTCACGCCCCTCCACGCGGGGATGATGGGCGGCGTCACGCTGGTCGCGGGCTACAAGCACTCCGTGGTGCTGTGCGCCGATGGCACGGTGTGGTCCTGGGGGGACAACCTCTTCGGCCAGCTGGGAGACACCACCTTCGAGGCCCGCATGGCGCCCGTGCAGGTGCGCGGGCTCTCGCTGGGAAACTCAGACCTGACGACGGGGCAATTGCATTCATTGTTCCTCGGCCCCTCCGGTCAGCTCTGGGCCTGGGGTGACAACGAGAACGGGCAGCTGGGCAATGGCAGTCAGCAGCCCAGCGGCACGCCCCTGCCAGTGAGCCTGTCGGGCGTGAGGGCCGTCTCCTCCGGGGCCCGGCACGTGGTGGCCCTCAAGTCGGATGGCACCGTGTGGGCGTGGGGCACCAACTTCGACGGACAGCTCGGCGACGGCACCACCACGGACCGCTCGACGCCCGTCCAGGTGTCGGGGCTCTCCTCCATCGTCGCCATCGCCGCGGGGAACGCCTACTCCTTCGCGCTGCGCTCGGATGGCACCGTGTGGGGCTGGGGCTTCAACCGCTACGGGCAGCTCGGTGACGGCACCACCACCGACCAACCGCTGCCGGTCCAGGTCTCCGGGCTGTCGCAGGTGGTGGCCATCGCCGCGGGAGGAGGACACACGCTCGCGCTGCGCTCGGACGGCACCGTGTGGTCCTGGGGCTACAACTTCGATGGGCAGATTGGCAATGGCACCCGGGCCTGGACGCTCCTCCCCGTCCAGGTGAGCGGGCTGGACAACGTCGTCTCCGTCTCGGCGGGGATGTTCTTCTCGCTCGCGCTGCGCGCCGACGGCACCGTGTGGGCCTGGGGCTACAACGCCTCGGGACAGCTCGGGAACGGCACGACGGGGCTGAGCGCGGTTCCGGTCCGCGTCGTCGGATTGAATGGCGTGAGCCGCATCGCCACCGGGAGCTACCACACGCTCGCGCTGCGCTCGGACGGCACGGTGTGGTCCTGGGGCTTCAACTACGACGGCCGGCTCGGCAATGGCACCCAGGACAACCGCCTGCTGCCCGGGCTGGTCATCGGCCTCACCGGAGCCACCGACATCGTCGCGGGGGACTATCACTCGTTCGCCACGCGCTCGGACGGCTCGCTCTGGGCGTGGGGTTACAACGGCCTGGGACAGCTGGGGGACGGCTCCACCGACAATGCCTTGGTGCCCGTGCGGGTGCAGGGGCTGTAG
- a CDS encoding flagellar hook-length control protein, which yields MRHALTAGVCLGFLALAPTAHATGGKGLTWARISHASGIDEVGCDGCNPYDGDTACTERRPILCIKYDTSPRPANLSHLYYAGWAGGNIATTLPVAGTLLESLPRATQLCIQFFGPGWRMATFHDGAGWGFNAYGAVRSDTRFWVYINDQQANCWNP from the coding sequence GTGCGCCACGCACTGACGGCCGGAGTCTGTCTTGGGTTCCTCGCGCTCGCTCCCACGGCCCACGCCACGGGAGGCAAGGGATTGACGTGGGCTCGCATCAGCCACGCATCGGGCATCGACGAGGTCGGCTGCGATGGCTGCAATCCCTATGACGGGGACACGGCCTGCACCGAGCGGAGGCCCATCCTCTGCATCAAGTACGACACGTCCCCTCGCCCCGCCAACCTCAGCCACCTCTATTACGCGGGCTGGGCGGGCGGGAACATCGCCACCACGCTCCCCGTCGCGGGGACGCTGCTGGAGAGCCTGCCTCGCGCCACCCAGCTCTGCATCCAGTTCTTCGGGCCGGGCTGGCGGATGGCCACGTTCCACGACGGCGCCGGCTGGGGCTTCAACGCCTATGGCGCCGTCCGCTCCGACACCCGCTTCTGGGTCTACATCAATGACCAGCAGGCCAACTGCTGGAACCCGTAG